Proteins encoded within one genomic window of Actinomycetota bacterium:
- a CDS encoding ABC transporter substrate-binding protein, which produces MITRIRTFRVGVAAFSLALATLLPSCAFFQPRRVAINYEVTETLPPLPALKGKALSSSAAAPRSVFVPGRAGRTGKANYASAPGVTASEIKIGIIVPMDGPMAELGRPVYRSTQAYVNMLNARGGINGRKVKLILQTACTNCEAEVLLAAKALVEQKGVFAIVNTYMNTYGLGPALKYLNEKKVPLIQGWSGTGDESMTWSNAQTPWSVYFTIRNDDAVQMWAGWMSLVNAKWQAAGKLPNPQHPYWVATVSLDVSMDRYRAAEFKKVWESKGSEYKVVSQQYVAAQEESVTRMDSFIAAMKDAKANAVFSASNVTMVFGMQAAARQSWKVPWVTKSAWGRAATDNCGPPCSGAFTDNNGWGWSGIDTPQMRQYYAAMRAYYSDGVKYADTQTLGGWIGMMGFEYAATQLGADLTRKGLISKVGNLKGFDTGVGAQINTSPTDHLGMGQFMMLQICKNEFHLVSDWLSPGGAMKRVSSKGDCGWGY; this is translated from the coding sequence GTGATTACACGTATCAGGACTTTCAGAGTTGGTGTTGCCGCGTTTTCACTTGCGCTCGCGACACTTCTGCCGTCGTGCGCCTTCTTCCAGCCGCGAAGGGTCGCCATCAACTACGAGGTTACAGAGACCCTGCCGCCGCTTCCCGCGTTGAAGGGGAAGGCTCTGTCGTCTTCGGCAGCGGCCCCGCGTTCGGTTTTTGTTCCTGGAAGAGCCGGCAGAACGGGGAAGGCGAACTACGCGAGCGCGCCCGGGGTCACGGCAAGTGAGATCAAGATCGGCATCATCGTCCCTATGGATGGACCCATGGCGGAACTGGGGCGGCCCGTATACCGGTCGACTCAGGCCTACGTGAACATGCTCAACGCGCGCGGGGGGATCAACGGCCGGAAAGTGAAGCTCATCCTGCAGACCGCATGCACCAATTGCGAAGCAGAGGTCTTGCTGGCCGCGAAAGCTCTGGTCGAGCAAAAGGGCGTGTTTGCCATCGTGAACACGTACATGAATACCTACGGGCTTGGTCCGGCGCTGAAGTACCTGAACGAGAAGAAGGTCCCGCTGATTCAGGGCTGGAGCGGCACCGGCGACGAATCGATGACGTGGAGCAACGCGCAGACGCCCTGGAGCGTCTACTTCACGATTCGCAACGACGACGCTGTTCAGATGTGGGCGGGTTGGATGTCGCTGGTGAACGCGAAGTGGCAAGCAGCTGGGAAGCTGCCGAATCCGCAGCATCCGTACTGGGTCGCCACCGTTTCGCTGGACGTCTCGATGGACCGATATCGCGCAGCGGAGTTCAAGAAGGTGTGGGAGTCCAAGGGTTCCGAGTACAAGGTCGTGAGCCAGCAGTACGTGGCGGCACAAGAAGAGTCGGTCACGCGCATGGACTCCTTCATTGCCGCGATGAAAGACGCCAAAGCGAACGCCGTTTTCAGCGCCTCGAACGTGACTATGGTGTTCGGAATGCAGGCCGCCGCGCGCCAGTCGTGGAAGGTCCCGTGGGTCACGAAGTCCGCGTGGGGGCGCGCGGCCACCGACAACTGCGGTCCGCCCTGCAGCGGCGCGTTCACCGACAACAACGGATGGGGATGGTCCGGCATCGACACGCCCCAGATGCGTCAGTACTACGCGGCGATGCGCGCCTACTACTCCGACGGCGTCAAGTACGCGGACACGCAAACACTGGGCGGCTGGATCGGGATGATGGGATTTGAGTATGCGGCGACGCAACTCGGTGCCGATCTCACCCGCAAGGGCCTCATCAGCAAGGTCGGAAACCTCAAGGGCTTCGACACCGGCGTCGGAGCGCAGATCAACACGTCCCCGACCGATCACCTTGGGATGGGGCAGTTCATGATGTTGCAGATCTGCAAGAACGAGTTTCACCTCGTAAGCGACTGGCTGTCTCCCGGCGGCGCGATGAAGAGGGTTTCCTCCAAGGGCGACTGTGGGTGGGGGTACTGA
- a CDS encoding type II toxin-antitoxin system prevent-host-death family antitoxin, with protein sequence MSTPGESVGVRELRQNLSVYLRKVVKGTTLEVTEHGRPVALLVPVPAANGPVAKLIAAGRVRAPEGSLFDLLPPKGRATKRLSRALEEERAERL encoded by the coding sequence ATGAGTACCCCTGGTGAAAGCGTTGGGGTTCGCGAGTTGCGACAGAATCTGAGCGTCTACCTTCGCAAGGTCGTGAAGGGAACGACGCTGGAAGTCACTGAGCACGGCCGTCCCGTTGCTCTCCTGGTACCGGTTCCGGCCGCAAACGGGCCGGTCGCAAAGCTCATCGCGGCAGGGCGAGTTCGCGCCCCCGAAGGATCCTTATTCGACCTACTTCCACCGAAAGGAAGGGCAACCAAGCGGTTGTCGCGCGCCCTGGAAGAAGAGCGAGCCGAACGCCTGTGA